One window from the genome of Saccharomyces mikatae IFO 1815 strain IFO1815 genome assembly, chromosome: 4 encodes:
- the NUR1 gene encoding Nur1p (similar to Saccharomyces cerevisiae NUR1 (YDL089W); ancestral locus Anc_2.368), giving the protein MDSNGEINDLYSHSELINEETESKLAWVKRWYQLIASPLDLQLVINEKLEMIDWDAYAKSLAKPLGNFLTTLFFIMRLLQDNLIKPNYYKLNVKSDAFDLSKSSKLKEFDHLWEISSSFQNGNQFYAFQSFYFITLRFMDNLFKCAIIIFLSLNLYLTYRFMFGYFKTYNLFHLRKEFNSSNLTKHNLSYLSKEYYEDVYKKSLWSMLKHFFKGSGDDTPHIDQDDDEIFYQLKKWTPTKFMINLFVSFSPTAIVFLSLSDVSFTTVIALILHQYILDYVITNRFQRSVEDELILSSAALQEYEDKHIMSRINQYSSKDTISSSRGAKSKTPRIFTTHSLRGEEIREVYNYKKKEFEVLPKITDNWRGPREARVKNFEGISQVFGNDIHSFDSQLSSQLYPYFGEKFPNNEYIRLTSKQNSKKDEAYLPNQDQNTSKSLSPLRKTPLSTRQKSFEGSELNALNRDGIKVILCSPKKKNINKE; this is encoded by the coding sequence ATGGATTCAAATGGAGAGATAAATGACCTATATAGTCATTCGGAGTTGATTAATGAAGAAACGGAATCAAAACTGGCATGGGTTAAGAGGTGGTATCAGCTAATCGCCTCCCCTTTAGATTTGCAGCTAgtaataaatgaaaagttgGAGATGATAGATTGGGATGCGTATGCCAAAAGCCTAGCTAAGCCATTAGGGAACTTTTTAACgacacttttttttatcatgaGACTCTTACAAGACAATTTGATCAAGCCCAATTATTACAAGCTTAATGTCAAGTCAGACGCTTTCGATCTTTCCAAATCTAGCAAATTAAAAGAGTTTGATCATTTATGGGAAATATCTTCtagttttcaaaatggtAATCAATTTTATGcttttcaatctttttatttcattacTCTCAGATTTATGGATAATCTTTTTAAATGTGCTATTATAATCTTTTTGTCCCTAAACCTTTATCTAACTTATAGATTCATGTTTGGATATTTTAAAACTTATAATTTATTCCATTTGAGAAAGGAGttcaattcttcaaacCTAACTAAACATAACCTGAGTTACTTGAGTAAAGAATACTATGAAGATGTTTACAAAAAGTCATTGTGGTCTATGTtaaagcatttttttaaaggaTCTGGCGATGATACACCTCATATTGAtcaagatgatgatgaaatattCTATCagttaaaaaaatggactCCGACCAAGTTTATGATTAATCTTTTTGTATCGTTCTCACCAACAGCGATTGTATTTTTGAGCCTTTCCGATGTTTCGTTTACCACTGTGATTGCTTTGATCTTACATCAATATATCTTAGATTATGTCATAACTAATAGATTCCAAAGAAGTGTGGAAGATGAGTTGATCTTATCAAGTGCAGCTTTGCAAGAATATGAAGACAAGCATATAATGTCACGAATAAATCAATATAGTAGCAAGGACACCATATCATCTAGTAGAGGCGCTAAATCTAAAACACCAAGAATATTCACCACTCATTCATTACGTggagaagaaattagagaggtatataattacaaaaaaaaggaatttgAGGTATTGCCTAAAATAACTGACAATTGGCGAGGACCCCGAGAAGCCAGAGtaaaaaactttgaagGCATTTCTCAAGTATTCGGTAATGACATCCATTCTTTTGATTCCCAGCTTTCTTCCCAGCTCTACCCATATTTCGGCGAGAAATTTCCAAACAATGAATATATTAGATTAAcatcaaaacaaaattcaaagaaggaTGAAGCTTACCTGCCAAATCAAGACCAGAATAcatcaaaatctttgaGCCCTTTAAGAAAAACACCCTTGAGCACAAGACagaaaagttttgaagGTTCAGAATTGAATGCATTGAATAGAGATGGTATCAAGGTCATTCTTTGCTCgccaaaaaagaagaacattAACAAAGAATAG
- the RAM1 gene encoding protein farnesyltransferase (similar to Saccharomyces cerevisiae RAM1 (YDL090C); ancestral locus Anc_2.366) has translation MRQRVGRSIARAKFINTALLGRKRPVMEKVVDLTDLDTSHTIQPLLKELETVTTEARHEVLQSVLEIYENGRNPDGPTLTKEFHKMYLDVAFEISLPPQMTALDASQPWMLYWIANSLKVMDKDWLSDGVKRKIVNKLFSISSSGGPFGGGPGQLPHLASTYAAINVLSLCDNIDGCWDRIDRRRIYEWLLSLKEPNGGFKTCLEVGEVDTRGIYCALSIAALLNILTDELTEGVLGYLKECQSYEGGFGSCPHVDEAHGGYTFCATASLAILRSLNVINVEKLLEWCSARQLQEERGFCGRSNKLVDGCYSFWVGASAAILEALGYGQCFDKNALREYILLCCQEKEQPGLRDKPGAHSDFYHTNYCLLGLAVTESLYTCASNDPPHKIKCIPNRQIVSSELTDVNPVYGLPTENVRRFIHYFDSGLPP, from the coding sequence ATGCGACAGAGGGTAGGAAGATCCATAGCTAGGGCTAAATTTATAAACACAGCTTTATTAGGAAGAAAGAGACCAGTAATGGAGAAAGTCGTCGATCTGACCGATTTAGATACAAGTCACACAATCCAACCATTGttgaaagaattggagACGGTCACAACTGAAGCACGGCATGAAGTACTACAAAGTGTGTTAGAGATATATGAAAATGGTAGAAACCCTGACGGACCCACTCTCACGAAAGAGTTCCACAAGATGTACTTAGATGTTGCCTTTGAAATTTCGTTACCTCCACAAATGACCGCACTAGATGCTTCTCAACCATGGATGCTATATTGGATTGCtaattctttgaaggtGATGGACAAAGACTGGCTTTCAGACGGtgtcaaaagaaaaattgtgAATAAGCTTTTTTCCATTAGTAGTTCAGGAGGACCCTTTGGTGGAGGACCAGGGCAATTACCTCATTTGGCCAGTACATATGCTGCAATTAACGTTTTATCACTTTGTGATAATATAGATGGCTGCTGGGACAGAATTGACCGGAGAAGAATTTACGAATGGCTGCTGTCTTTGAAAGAACCTAATGGAGGATTTAAGACCTGTTTGGAAGTTGGAGAGGTAGACACAAGAGGTATATACTGTGCCTTAAGCATTGCAGCACTATTAAATATCCTTACAGATGAACTTACTGAAGGTGTATTGGgttatttgaaagaatgtCAAAGCTATGAGGGTGGATTCGGCAGTTGTCCTCACGTAGACGAAGCACACGGAGGGTATACTTTCTGTGCTACAGCAAGTCTAGCTATTCTAAGATCTTTGAATGTGATTAATGTAGAAAAACTATTAGAGTGGTGTAGTGCTCGTCAGCTACAAGAAGAGCGAGGATTTTGCGGAAGAAGCAACAAACTTGTCGATGGTTGCTACAGTTTTTGGGTTGGGGCCTCAGCTGCCATACTTGAGGCATTAGGGTATGGCCAGtgttttgataaaaatgcTCTCCGGGAATATATACTATTATGTtgtcaagaaaaagaacagcCTGGCTTGAGAGATAAACCAGGAGCTCACTCTGATTTCTACCATACAAATTATTGCCTATTAGGACTCGCAGTGACTGAGAGTTTATACACTTGCGCTTCTAATGATCCTCCACataaaatcaaatgtaTTCCAAACCGTCAAATTGTGTCATCAGAACTTACCGATGTCAACCCTGTCTACGGTTTACCAACAGAAAACGTAAGAAGATTTATACACTACTTTGATTCCGGTTTACCTCCTTAA
- the ASM4 gene encoding FG-nucleoporin ASM4 (similar to Saccharomyces cerevisiae ASM4 (YDL088C) and NUP53 (YMR153W); ancestral locus Anc_2.369) translates to MFGVHSSNNNSGLASLTSQPPQNTQMFQAPLQPPSLQQQQQRSQFSASFGTGPSRFGTSLTNTVNINNNSSDIISNSINNNNNISNNSDNTNHHSQGSNPSWVNDPKKRFTPHTVIRRKTTKQNCSSDINQNDDSSSINTTMRSFSKQNQDSKHNEGSKSAVTNDINSFLTNFNDIPPTVTLQDWQREDEFGSIPSLTTQFVSNKFTSKKINSPAYDSKNTPNVFDKDSYVRIANIENSHSDNNYNTADTNINKAHEISIKSTNLSAVVVFGYPESISNELIEHFSHFGPIMEDFQVLRLSRGLSPNSFRILHNSDTSSEQSDSAANKSITFKGRDDELSNRKYPIFTGESWVKLTYNSPSCALRALQENGSIFHGALIGCIPYSRDVVEQLAGCKIDNIDDIGEFNVPMYQSPSTSSTSSTPSPSNILLTNDALLRKDVNFSAVNIGKGIIFPSPKKTNSLKKQLDGMDEKLLSIHNTSLNSKIPTVLQNLESKMRLNEESYRNNEPAGFMHKLSNWLFGWNDL, encoded by the coding sequence ATGTTTGGAGTACATTCGAGCAACAACAATAGCGGGCTTGCAAGCCTTACATCACAACCACCACAAAACACTCAGATGTTTCAGGCTCCACTACAGCCGCCGTCACttcaacagcaacagcaacgTTCCCAATTTAGCGCATCTTTTGGTACAGGCCCTTCAAGATTTGGTACCTCACTTACCAATACCGTaaacatcaataataacagtagCGATATTATTAGTAATAGcatcaacaacaataataacataAGTAATAACAGCGACAACACAAACCATCATAGTCAGGGAAGTAATCCTAGTTGGGTGAATgatccaaaaaaaaggttcaCTCCTCATACGGTGATAAGaaggaaaacaacaaaGCAAAACTGTTCATCTGACATTAATCAAAATGATGATTCATCTTCTATCAATACTACAATGAGAAGCTTCAGTAAGCAGAATCAGGATTCCAAACATAATGAAGGAAGCAAATCAGCGGTTACTAATGATATCAATTCCTTCTTAACAAATTTCAACGATATTCCACCCACCGTTACTTTACAGGACTGGCAACGTGAGGATGAATTCGGTTCTATTCCGTCTTTAACAACCCAATTTGTTTCCAATAAATTTAcatccaaaaaaataaatagcCCAGCCTATGATTCCAAGAACACTCCAAATGTTTTTGACAAAGACTCTTACGTTAGAATAGCAAACATTGAAAATAGTCATTCAGATAACAATTACAATACTGCGGATACAAACATTAACAAGGCTCACGAAATCTCTATCAAATCTACAAACTTAAGTGCAGTTGTCGTATTTGGTTACCCCGAATCAATTTCCAATGAACTGATTGAGCACTTTTCCCATTTTGGTCCCATTATGGAGGATTTTCAGGTTTTGCGTTTGAGTCGCGGGCTCAGCCCAAACTCCTTCAGAATACTCCACAATAGCGATACAAGCAGTGAACAAAGTGATTCTGCTGCTAACAAATCCATTACTTTTAAAGGTAGAGATGATGAATTGAGTAACAGAAAATATCCAATATTCACCGGTGAAAGTTGGGTCAAACTCACTTATAATTCTCCATCTTGTGCTTTGAGAGCAttacaagaaaatggaagCATATTCCACGGCGCTTTAATTGGTTGTATCCCATATTCCAGGGACGTGGTAGAGCAACTAGCCGGTTGCAAAATTGATAACATTGATGACATTGGGGAATTTAATGTTCCTATGTATCAGAGCCCTTCGACATCATCGACATCGAGCACTCCGTCCCCGTCCAACATATTGCTAACCAACGATGCTCTGCTAAGAAAAGACGTCAACTTTTCTGCAGTAAATATTGGTAAGGGAATAATCTTTCCAAGCCCCAAAAAGACAAATTCTCTCAAAAAGCAATTAGATGGAATGGATGAGAAATTGTTATCCATCCACAACACAAGCCTCAACTCGAAAATTCCGACCGTACTGCAGAATTTAGAATCCAAAATGCGCCTGAATGAAGAGAGTTATAGAAATAACGAACCTGCTGGCTTCATGCATAAACTAAGTAATTGGTTATTTGGTTGGAATGATCTATAA